Part of the Tenacibaculum sp. SZ-18 genome, AATGGTTTTTAATACCCGAAAACAAAGACATTGATTTACCACCTGACCAATTATATGCTAGAAATAAAACAAGATATTTTAATCAAGGAAGAAGGCGAATAACTACAGAACAAACCTATCATGAAGATATTTTAAAACAACCAGTCGTTGAGATAGTGAAAGCTAAATTAGTTAAACACAATGAGAGTTATGCAATAATTGGAGAAATTCAAAATATTGATAATACTCCTGCTGATATTATTTTAAAAGGAACTTTATATAATGATAATAATAAAGCTCTTGCGTCATTTAATGCTAAACATATAGTAAAACATAAGCTCGTTCCAAAGGAAGTGAGTTCGTTCCGTATTAATTTTGAAGGAATCGCATGGTCTAAAACTAAAGATTCTATTCCTGATAAATTTGATCCAGACGCCTTTACTCCTATTGAACTAAATGAACAACCTACGAAATTTAATTTACAATTGGCTGCAAATGTTTCCAATTCAGATTTGTTTAAAGATCATGCTCTAAGCAATATTAATATTGAAGATACAAGTTTAAATGGTGTTATTTTTAATAGTGGAATACAAGAAATTACAGTACCGCAACTTATATTCACCTATTATGATCGTAATAAAAAAATCTCTTGGGTTGATCATTTATATCTTCATCAGGGAATACGACAACACAGAAAACTATATTTTGAATATGATTTTATTAAAGAATCAACGCTCGAAGTTATTAGTGAAGATATGACTAATTGCTTTGTTAATGGATTGCCAAATGAAGATGTTTCTATAAAAATTGTTCCTAACAGAATTGAAAATCATACCTACGAAGTATTGCAAAAAATTAATCATCCTCAATATGATTATGTGAAAATAGAAATGAATAGTTTTATAGGAAATCCAAAATAATGAAGCAAAATTATACTTTTTCATTCTTATTTCTATGGTGTGCAATTGGTTCATTAATTGCTCAAAACTCTCCTGAACTTCTATCAAAACAAAAAGAATATGTGGTAGGAAACCGTATTATATTAACATTTAAAAATCCTAAAAAGAAACCATTTCAATTGTTGTGTTCTTATAGCTACGGTAATACAGTACTTTCTCCTAGTCAAAATGATGAAGAATACACTTTTGAAATTCCAGAGTTTATTAGAAAGAAAATTGGGCTTGTAAGTTGGAAAACTATAAATACGGAATCTCTATTAACTGGAACGTTTTCGATATTACCAATCCAAAAACCTGTTTCACTAGAAACTTACGTTGGTCCTCCTACCATAGAAGCAGGTGATATTGACTATGCCATGATGGTAGTAATACCAACTGACACTTTAGACAACCCAATTAAAACCGGTTCTAAAGTTATTTTTAAAAAACAATTTTTACAATCGGAAGTAACAAATACTATTTTTACCAAAAACCTTATTTCTTATGATCTTATTTACGCTCCAAAAAAGTCAGGAAGAATGGTACTTTCCTCCGAATCATATAAACTAAATTCTAAAGAATTTACGTTAGATATTTTACCTGCGATTGGTCGAAACTTTAATATTCGTTATGAGAGAAATCACAAATATGCTGACGGTAATCAAATTACAAATTTATACACTTCTAAAATTAGAGATAAAAATAATAACACTGTAAGCGATGGGACCTTTGTTGAATTCTTTATTACTAATCAAGATGGAAATATTTTAAAAGCAGGAGGAACTACGATTGAAGGGGTAGCCAAAGCCTCTATAATTCATCCCGACTGCGAATCAACATGGAAGATAAAAGCATTTATTGACGGAATTGCTAATAGTAATGTTTTAACGATTTCATTTGATCAAGTAATTAATAATATTCCGGTAGAATTTTCGACAGATAATCGAGAATTAAAAATAGGTCCTATGATAAGTTTTATGGAGCAAATGATTCCGGATGGACTCCAAATTGAACTTTCTATTTATCAAGATGGAAAATTCCTTGACAAGATTGTGCAACAATCACAAGATGGTTTTACCACTTTTAAATTAAATCGAAATATTTACAAAAATGGAGTTTATGATATTCACATAACCTCTGCTTGTAATACAAGAAAATATAAAACCGTGAAATTATGGTAAACAACGGTGAAGCAAAAATTAGCACGAATAGAAAATTACTGCGTGGTATATTAATGTTATCTTATGTACTCATTTGTTCGGTAATTGTATTTCTTCTTAGTTCTTTATATAGTTTTTTCAACACTGGTGCAGATAGAAGTAAAATTCTTCATACCGAAGTAAGAAAAATTGACCAATACCTTCCAAAAGTAACTTGGAAAGAAGATGGTAATGAAGGAAGAGAAATGAACGATCAAACCTTACGCAACATTGAGAATGATTATTTGGATGCTTGGTATGTAAAATTTATGGCATACAGAACTAATAATTACAAAGGAGTTGATGATTATTTTACTGAAAATGCGAGAAAAAACGTATTCAGCATTATAGACTATAATAAAACAGAAGATGTTTTTATAGATGCAACAACCATAGAACACCATCCAGACATACTTTTTTTTAGTGAAGATGGCCAGATGATTGTTTTAGAAGATAAAAATGTAGTTGAATACAAAAGAGCGTTCAAAAACAAAGAGCTCCTTATAGAAGCCACTGAGGTATCAAATTACAAGGTCGTCCTTTTAGCTGAAGATGGTTTTTGGAGAATCCGACATTTGGTAAAAGAATACATAAATGATTTTGATAAAGTTGTCCCTGCCAATAAATCATTAGATGTTAAATCAATCAGAGGAATTAACTACTATCCGCAAGCAACACCCTGGAAAATGTTTGGAGATGAATTTGATATCGATATAATAGAAAAAGATTTTCAAATTATTAAAGATGCTAATTTAAACACTATTCGGGTTTTTATTCCTTATGAAGAATTTGGTAAGGTTAAAGTCGACATCAAAAAATTAAATAAACTAAAGCAAGTTCTTGATTCAGCAGAAAAAATTGGCATAAAAGTTATTCCAACACTTTTTGATTTTTACGGAAACTATGATACGACAGATTGGACATTAAATCACCGACATGCTGAGAAGATTGTTTCTACTTTTAAAGATCACAACGCCATCTTGGCGTGGGATATAAAAAATGAACCTAATTTAGATTTTAAATCTAGAGGAAAAGAACAAGTAATCGCTTGGCTGAATCATTTAATTATTCTTATTAAATCCATAGATAAGAAACATCCCGTTACGATTGGATGGTCAAATGCAAAAGATGCATCTATTTTAAAAGATCAAGTTGATTTTATTTCTTTTCATTATTATGGAGATTATAAAGATTTTGTTAGTGCATATGATAAAATAAAAGAGGAAGTACCAGACAAGGAGATCGTTTTAGGGGAATTCGGAAGATCCTCTTATTCTGGCATATGGAAACCTATTGGAAATTCAAAAAAGAAACAAGCTATGTATCACAAGGAAATGCAAGAAATTCTTACTTCAAAAAATATCCCTTTTTTGTCATGGACATTATATGATTTTAATAAAGTCCCTAGAGAAGTTGTGGGAAGACTTCCTTGGAGAGTACAACCTCAAAAAAGGTTTGGTTTTATCGATTCTAATGGAAATAAAAAACCAGCTTTCGATTACATTTCGAAATAATATATTTGCTTTTCATAGAAACATTGAACTAATATTCTTCTTCTACATAAGTTCACCCTGTGTTAACATATCTTAAAATAAGATATACAGTAGCCGAATCGTAATTTAGTAAACTCGTCAGATATCAGAAAACGTATCATTTCTTTATCTGTAGTTGTGTCTATTGCTAAATTTCCCAAGCATTGAATAAAACTACTATTTTGAACAACGCACAAAGTCGTTGTAACAAACGACTACTGCAATCTTATATATTAAAATAAATACTTAGCTCTAACACAAAAAAATTTAACTTTCTTTTATGAACTGAAGTATATCTCAGGAGTAAAGGGATTACTTACTCCTGAGATTACATAAAAAAGTTTAAATCAAATGAATCTAGAACCATGTCACCTGCTTCGATCATCAGCCCAACCTTTATATTCGAAATGAATCATCAAATATTGTTCTTGACAAATTCGATTTAAACTTAGATGTTGATTTGTATTGAAACTTCCAAAAATTCGTACCTAATCAACATCATTCTACTTTATATATTAATAAATTAGGGATTATTTAGGGATTAAATTCACTCTTAAATATTAACATACTTAATGTTTACTTACATAAACCTATGTAAAACTTACTTTACTATCTAATGTGATATTTAAACTTTAAAATCTTTTACTTCTTCCGAAGTCTAAAAATGCTCTTGCACTTCTATAGATTAACATATTTATAAATTGTAATAGTTTGCTCATATATTCTGTTTTAATAATTACTATTCTATTTTACGCTACAAATGGTGTTCCGAAATGATCATAAATATCTTTGCACCCAAGTCCTCTAATTGAGAATTTTTTATTTTTTTTCAATGCTATAGCCCAAACTGTCTTGATAGCTTCAATTCCATCTCTATCGATTTCTTTGACCTTATCAATATTAATTACAACATTTTTAAGCTTCTCAGCGTAGTGTTCTAAATAAATAATAAATAATCTAGATGTAGAAGTATTAATTCTACCTTTAAGGTGTAAGGCACCGTTTTTTTGTGTTACTTGTAAGCTCATAATTTTGTTATTTTTTAATAAATCTAATTTCTAAATTAGTTTCAAAAAAAAAAGAGGACTATTGCCGAAAAACAGTTTGCTGAGGTTTAATGATTAAATTGTAATGCTTAAATTGTAGTCAAGAAAAAAAGAAAATGAAAACCAAACACTTAACCTTTATTATTACCCTATTCATCTGCTATTTTGGACATACCCAAGATATGAAAGAAGGTTTTACTTATCTGGAAACCGGTAAATACGCTGAAGCAGAACGTTTTTTTGAAAATATATTAAAGTCCTATCCAACCAATAAAACAGCTCGTTTATGTTACGGAAGAGCCGTTGGTTTACATAACAATCCTGAAAAAGCAATTTCAATTTTCACTGGTTTACTTAAAGATCATCCAAATGACTTTGAAATAAAGTTAAATTATGCAGAGTCGTTACTATGGAATAAAAACTTTGTGTCTGCTGAAAATTATTATATAAAACTTGTAAATGAAAATGATAAAAGTTTCCCTGCTTTATTAGGTTACGCGAATACACTTTCTAATTTAAAGAACTTTGACAAAGCTCTAGAATATGTAAATAAAGCATTAGAAGTATCAGCTGGAAATCCGAATGCATTGGTTTCAAAAAAATATATTCGTTTCGGCTTAGCTAATAATAAGGTTCAAACAAAAGAATTTGATGAAGGTGAAGCTATTTTAAAAGAAAATCTTAATGATTTTAAGAATGATACGGAAACTTTACAAAATTTAGCCAATCTTTATCTTATTTCCGAGCAAAACGAAAAAGCACAGGAAGTCTTTGAACAAATAGGAAAAAACCCAAATAATAAATTACTTTCTTTAATCGGATTATCATTAACAAATCATATTAACGGAAAAGAAAAAGAAGCACTTGAAATTAGTAAACAAGCAATTGATTTAGTAAATAGTAACACCACTCAAAATTTAAAAGAACGAACTACAGAAAGATATATTCAAGCACTTATTTGGAACAAAAAATTTTCACAAGCCCAAAAGGAAATTGATAATTTAATAACCAAAAATACAACTCCCGAAAATTGGATTTTATCTTTAAGAGCAACTTTAAATATTTATAAAAGTAATTTCAAAAAAAGTATTCGTGATTATGACTTAATCTTAAAGAAAGATAGTGCTTCTTTTGATGGTAATTTAGGGAAAGCAAATGCTTTAAAAGCTCTAGGAAAATATAAACAAGCTTATAATTTCGCTGATAGCACCCTAGTTTTTTATCCAAACCAAAAAGACGCAATCAATTTTATAAAAACCTTAAATCGATCTTATACTCCTTTTATTAACACAAGAGCTTCCTACTCTTTTGATAATGGAAATAATGAAGCTTATTCATATACCGTTAATTCTGAATTTGCTTTATCTACAAGATTCAAATTAATGGGAAGTTATAATTATAGAACTAATTCAAATAGCATTAATAACATTAAGGCTAGTTCAAATAATTTCACTTTTGGATTTTCATATGAGCTTTTAAACAATTTAACCTTTACAGGAGACGCAGGAATTTTTAATTCTAAATCAGACATAAATAACTATAGTAAGTTTTTAACAAAACTTAGTTTTAATTATAGACCATTTAAACTCCAGATTTTAGATTTTGGATACAATAGAGAAATGCAAAACTTTAATACAGAGTTACAAGATAGAGAGATTGTCATGGATAATTATTTTTTGAACTATAGCTTGAATACTAATTTTAATCTTGGTTTCTTTTCTCAATACTATTACACGACACAAAATGATGGAAATAATAGAAACCTATTCTTTGCTTCTCTCTATTATTCTATTCTTGAAAAACCTTCTTTAAAAGCAGGTATAAATTATCAGAATTTATCATTTAAAAATCAAGTACCTACTATTTACTTTAGTCCTGCTAGTTTTAATGCTATTGAAATTTTTACGAATATCATTAAAACAGATACTTCTTTAAAAAGAAAAGGTTGGTTCTATGAGCTAACTGCTGCCACGGGTTATCAATTTATTGAAGACGATGATAAACAAAGTACTTTTAGACTACAAGGAAAACTAGGATATAAATTATCAGAAAGAAGTTTCATAAACTTATTTGGAACACACAGTAACATTGCCTCAACCATTGCTACTGGTTTTACTTTTACAGAGTTGGGTGTACAATTTAAATATTATATCATGAAAAAGCCTGTTTTTGAAACCTCAAAAATGTTTTGAAAATCACTTAAATAAAGTGTTTATAACAAATCTAATCGTTTCATTAAATCAGGTCTATTTGAACGACTAACAGGAATGACATCTTTATTAATTAGTACACTATTATCTTCTATATCAATAATTTTCCTAACATTTATGATATATGATCTGTGAACCTTAAGAAAAAGTGAAGTAGGAAGCTTTTGTTCAATTTTCTTTAATGAAGCATGAACTTCATATTCGTTATCATCAGTTTTGACAAAAATATAATCTCCTTTCGCCTGTACATAACATATCGTAGGTAAATCAATTTTCACCAAACGACGATCTATATTTACATAAAAATCATTTTTGTGATCCTCTTTCAATTGAGAGCTATTTAATGGAGACTTTTTTTGCTTTTCTAAGTTTTCGAGATAAATCAGTTTTTTTGCTTTTTCCACCGCTTTTTTAAACCTATCTAATGTAACTGGTTTCAATATATAATCTACGATAAAGTTAAATTCAAAAGCTTGAATAGCAAATTTGGGATCTCCAGTTGTAAAAATAACTTTTGGGGGATTTTTTAGGGTTTTAATAAAATCCAATCCTGTAAAACCTGGCATGTGAATATCCAAAAAAATAAGATCTATTTCATTCGAATGCAAGAATTTAAAAGCTTCCATAGAATTTGAAAATTCTTTTACAATTTTCAAATCTTCAAACTCAGCACACAGCGTTTTTATAATAGTCCTAGACATTTTCTCATCATCAATAACAATACAATTCATAAAATTTATATAGTTTTCAAGTATTCTGAGATAGAAACTAATATTTCTTCGAATTCTTCTTTCTTATCCATATTAGCATCTCTTAAATTATTTTCGTAATCGTTGGCCAATTTATAAGCATCATCCAGTCCTAAAATACTAATTTTATGTTTAACTCTATGAACGTTTTGGGAAATAGTCTTAAAATCTCCTGTTTGTATACTTTTGTAATAATCCTGAGATTCTTCAGGAAATTCAACCTTGAGTACTTCGATTAATTGATTAATGAGATCTTGATCCCCACGAGCCAGTTCTTGTAAATAAAATAAATTAGGTTTTTCCATATTTATTTTTTTAATGTAAAATATACTGTTGTTCCAACGTTCACTTCAGATTCTATCCATATTTCTCCTCTATATATCTCTACCACTTTCTTTGCAATTGCGAGTCCCATACCTGAAGATTTATAATCATTTTCCAACTTAGAAAATGCAACAAATACTTTATCGCGATACATAGGTTCAATTCCTTTACCATTATCACTTACATAAAATTGCCAATGTGAAGTTTTATCTTCAAAACCTATCTCTATAACTTTTTCACTTTTGTTATTAAACTTTAAAGCATTAACTATTAAACTATGAAATAACTCTTTCAAATTAAAAGTTTCACCTCTTACTACAGGTAACTTTTCAGGAATGATAAGCTTTACTTTTTTATCATTTATTTGTTCGTTAAAAATAGTCTCTATAATCACATTTAGATCCAAGAAATACCTTTTTCTATAAGATCTACTAATTCTTGTATATCTCCTTATCGATCCTACTAAAACATCTATTTTCTCCACATGTTCACTTATCATTTGAAG contains:
- a CDS encoding cellulase family glycosylhydrolase; the protein is MVNNGEAKISTNRKLLRGILMLSYVLICSVIVFLLSSLYSFFNTGADRSKILHTEVRKIDQYLPKVTWKEDGNEGREMNDQTLRNIENDYLDAWYVKFMAYRTNNYKGVDDYFTENARKNVFSIIDYNKTEDVFIDATTIEHHPDILFFSEDGQMIVLEDKNVVEYKRAFKNKELLIEATEVSNYKVVLLAEDGFWRIRHLVKEYINDFDKVVPANKSLDVKSIRGINYYPQATPWKMFGDEFDIDIIEKDFQIIKDANLNTIRVFIPYEEFGKVKVDIKKLNKLKQVLDSAEKIGIKVIPTLFDFYGNYDTTDWTLNHRHAEKIVSTFKDHNAILAWDIKNEPNLDFKSRGKEQVIAWLNHLIILIKSIDKKHPVTIGWSNAKDASILKDQVDFISFHYYGDYKDFVSAYDKIKEEVPDKEIVLGEFGRSSYSGIWKPIGNSKKKQAMYHKEMQEILTSKNIPFLSWTLYDFNKVPREVVGRLPWRVQPQKRFGFIDSNGNKKPAFDYISK
- a CDS encoding tetratricopeptide repeat protein, with amino-acid sequence MKTKHLTFIITLFICYFGHTQDMKEGFTYLETGKYAEAERFFENILKSYPTNKTARLCYGRAVGLHNNPEKAISIFTGLLKDHPNDFEIKLNYAESLLWNKNFVSAENYYIKLVNENDKSFPALLGYANTLSNLKNFDKALEYVNKALEVSAGNPNALVSKKYIRFGLANNKVQTKEFDEGEAILKENLNDFKNDTETLQNLANLYLISEQNEKAQEVFEQIGKNPNNKLLSLIGLSLTNHINGKEKEALEISKQAIDLVNSNTTQNLKERTTERYIQALIWNKKFSQAQKEIDNLITKNTTPENWILSLRATLNIYKSNFKKSIRDYDLILKKDSASFDGNLGKANALKALGKYKQAYNFADSTLVFYPNQKDAINFIKTLNRSYTPFINTRASYSFDNGNNEAYSYTVNSEFALSTRFKLMGSYNYRTNSNSINNIKASSNNFTFGFSYELLNNLTFTGDAGIFNSKSDINNYSKFLTKLSFNYRPFKLQILDFGYNREMQNFNTELQDREIVMDNYFLNYSLNTNFNLGFFSQYYYTTQNDGNNRNLFFASLYYSILEKPSLKAGINYQNLSFKNQVPTIYFSPASFNAIEIFTNIIKTDTSLKRKGWFYELTAATGYQFIEDDDKQSTFRLQGKLGYKLSERSFINLFGTHSNIASTIATGFTFTELGVQFKYYIMKKPVFETSKMF
- a CDS encoding LytR/AlgR family response regulator transcription factor, with product MNCIVIDDEKMSRTIIKTLCAEFEDLKIVKEFSNSMEAFKFLHSNEIDLIFLDIHMPGFTGLDFIKTLKNPPKVIFTTGDPKFAIQAFEFNFIVDYILKPVTLDRFKKAVEKAKKLIYLENLEKQKKSPLNSSQLKEDHKNDFYVNIDRRLVKIDLPTICYVQAKGDYIFVKTDDNEYEVHASLKKIEQKLPTSLFLKVHRSYIINVRKIIDIEDNSVLINKDVIPVSRSNRPDLMKRLDLL
- a CDS encoding Hpt domain-containing protein, with product MEKPNLFYLQELARGDQDLINQLIEVLKVEFPEESQDYYKSIQTGDFKTISQNVHRVKHKISILGLDDAYKLANDYENNLRDANMDKKEEFEEILVSISEYLKTI
- a CDS encoding sensor histidine kinase gives rise to the protein MNPLLKRQIRKYLPEDIQESGRLDAFIDAIDKSYENSDNQLAMLQTAMTISSKELSESNEKLKKESDTQIEVINKLKSVIKTLKISDDEEDELKNIDTLNLVNFIDKQTNKVVKISKQKDRLLSRLERYNKELNDYTHMISHDLISPLQSIETLTQWLNEGHKECLNDEGKTYLQMISEHVEKIDVLVGSIRRYTRISRSYRKRYFLDLNVIIETIFNEQINDKKVKLIIPEKLPVVRGETFNLKELFHSLIVNALKFNNKSEKVIEIGFEDKTSHWQFYVSDNGKGIEPMYRDKVFVAFSKLENDYKSSGMGLAIAKKVVEIYRGEIWIESEVNVGTTVYFTLKK